Proteins from a genomic interval of Oncorhynchus kisutch isolate 150728-3 linkage group LG28, Okis_V2, whole genome shotgun sequence:
- the LOC109872459 gene encoding leucine-rich repeat transmembrane protein FLRT1-like yields MAPEGVAELRDWLFLLMLCLTLLAELLEFAAATGYEEEEDLVCPSVCRCDEDFIYCNDRGLSSIPPLPPSATVLYLQNNHIDNAGLPTSLERHLTVRVVYLYDNELDDFPMHLPPSLRELHLQDNNIRTLPRATLARMPLLEKLHLDDNSVSTVSIEDKAFVDNPRLRLLFLSRNHLSSIPSGLPASLEELRLDDNRISTIPTHAFRGLSSLRRLVLDGNLLANQRIADDTFSRLSNLTELSLVRNSLLTPPLNLPSAHLQRLSLQDNALIHMPRGSLDGMRRLQRLDLSGNNLTTLPRGLFKDLDSLGQLLARGNPWHCGCNLRWLHDWLHARGNSITVRGLTCQAPEKVRDMTLKDLTSQMEECEVTGVVPAGAGAGATGSGTRDRVGGVGGVAASSTTLSPPQGSLFTLRSKRPGLGLPDSGLDYTLGSSGVGKSLALNVKPLAHDSIRVTWSVAQPTSSFRLSWLRLGTSAAMGSITETLVRGDRREYLLTSLQPRSSYIICMVPLAASSGGKGAMAGGDTDSDEAPVCAKAETSDPGQPDVGQEDNQDPEHMATLPLAGIIGGATVIVSLALIFAIFCWYGQRAGRLSSRDQYSRGSSRKSKHYDDYIESGTKKDTTILEIRGPGFQMTPMVTHQPPKPLREDYIIHTIFPSNGTGLYKGAHQVSNAGYGTNRGYRERGIPDIDYCYT; encoded by the coding sequence ATGGCGCCGGAGGGAGTGGCCGAGCTGCGTGATTGGCTGTTCCTGCTGATGCTCTGCCTGACTCTGTTGGCCGAGCTGCTGGAGTTTGCTGCAGCCACAGGgtacgaggaggaggaagacttGGTGTGCCCCTCAGTGTGCCGATGTGATGAGGACTTCATCTACTGCAACGACCGTGGCCTGAGCTCTAtcccccctctgcccccctctgCCACTGTGCTCTACCTTCAGAACAACCACATAGACAACGCCGGGCTTCCCACCTCCCTGGAGCGACACCTAACCGTCCGAGTGGTCTACCTGTACGATAACGAGCTGGATGACTTCCCCATGCACCTGCCCCCTTCCCTCCGGGAGCTGCACCTGCAGGACAACAACATCCGTACGCTTCCCCGCGCCACCTTGGCCCGCATGCCTCTACTGGAGAAGCTGCACCTGGACGACAACTCTGTCTCCACCGTCAGCATCGAAGACAAGGCCTTCGTTGACAACCCGCGGCTGCGTCTGCTCTTCCTGTCTCGCAACCACCTGTCCAGCATCCCCTCTGGGCTCCCGGCCTCTCTGGAGGAGCTGAGGCTGGACGACAACCGCATCTCCACCATCCCCACCCATGCCTTCCGCGGCCTCTCCTCCCTGCGACGCCTCGTCCTGGACGGAAACCTCCTGGCCAATCAGCGCATCGCAGACGACACCTTCTCCCGCCtctccaacctgacggagcttTCGCTGGTGCGTAACTCCCTCCTGACACCGCCACTCAACCTGCCCAGCGCCCACTTGCAACGTCTCTCCCTGCAGGACAATGCTCTGATCCACATGCCCCGTGGCTCCTTGGACGGCATGAGAAGGCTCCAAAGACTAGACCTGTCTGGCAACAACCTGACCACCCTGCCTCGGGGCCTGTTCAAAGACCTGGACAGCCTGGGACAACTGCTGGCGCGGGGGAATCCCTGGCACTGTGGCTGTAACCTGCGCTGGCTACATGACTGGCTGCACGCTAGGGGTAACTCCATCACGGTGAGGGGCCTCACCTGCCAGGCGCCCGAAAAGGTTAGAGACATGACCCTCAAGGACCTGACCAGCCAGATGGAGGAGTGTGAAGTCACAGGGGTAGTGCCTGCCGGGGCCGGGGCTGGAGCCACAGGCAGTGGGACCAGAGACAGAGTGGGTGGAGTAGGAGGAGTTGCCGCTAGCTCCACCACCCTTTCCCCTCCACAGGGCTCCCTCTTCACCCTGCGCTCCAAGCGGCCTGGCCTGGGGCTACCAGACTCTGGTCTAGACTACACCCTGGGTAGCAGTGGAGTGGGTAAGAGCCTGGCCCTGAATGTCAAGCCCCTGGCCCACGACAGCATTCGTGTCACCTGGAGCGTTGCCCAGCCCACCTCCTCCTTCAGACTCAGCTGGCTGCGGCTGGGCACCAGCGCTGCCATGGGCTCCATCACAGAGACCCTGGTGAGAGGAGACCGCAGAGAGTACCTGCTCACCTCCCTGCAACCCCGCTCCAGCTACATCATCTGCATGGTGCCCCTGGCGGCCAGCTCCGGGGGTAAAGGAGCCATGGCAGGCGGAGACACTGACTCAGATGAAGCTCCAGTGTGCGCTAAAGCTGAGACGTCAGACCCCGGTCAGCCAGATGTGGGCCAGGAGGACAACCAGGACCCGGAACACATGGCTACTCTGCCTCTGGCTGGGATCATTGGAGGAGCTACTGTCATCGTTTCTCTGGCCCTCATATTCGCCATCTTCTGCTGGTACGGGCAACGGGCCGGACGCCTGTCTTCTCGTGATCAATACAGCCGTGGCAGCTCCAGGAAGAGCAAGCACTACGATGACTACATTGAGTCAGGCACAAAGAAGGACACCACCATCCTGGAGATCCGAGGCCCAGGGTTCCAGATGACGCCCATGGTTACCCACCAGCCGCCCAAGCCCCTCCGGGAGGATTACATAATCCACACTATATTCCCCTCCAATGGCACCGGCCTCTACAAAGGTGCCCACCAAGTGTCCAATGCAGGGTATGGCACCAACCGTGGCTATAGAGAAAGAGGGATCCCAGATATAGACTACTGTTACACGTGA